The following are encoded together in the Streptomyces sp. NBC_00358 genome:
- a CDS encoding acyl-CoA dehydrogenase family protein — translation MDFGFDARTEELRQKLLAFMDEYVYPAEAVAEEQRALLASPWDTPAVVGELKAEARRQGLWNLFLPDAEYGAGLTNLQYAPLAEITGRSPHLAPTALNCAAPDTGNMEVLTQFGDERQKKQWLEPLLAGEIRSAFAMTEPEVASSDATNITTLIERDGDEYVITGRKWYISGAMNPDCKIFIVMGKTDPDGADIRRQQSMVLVPRDTPGLVVRRAMQVYGYEDHSHGGHAEVVFDHVRVPVSNLVGEEGGGFAIAQARLGPGRIHHCMRLIGMAERAIELMCRRAVSRTAFGKPLAQQGVVQNWIADARVAVEQLRLLVLKTAWMMDTVGNKGAHTEIQAIKIATPRTVVDILDKAVQLHGAGGVSQDFPLAELWAAARTLKLADGPDEVHQRSLAYREIKKYV, via the coding sequence ATGGACTTCGGATTCGACGCGCGCACCGAAGAGCTGCGCCAGAAGCTGCTCGCCTTCATGGACGAGTACGTCTATCCGGCGGAGGCCGTCGCGGAGGAGCAGCGCGCTCTGCTGGCCTCGCCGTGGGACACGCCCGCCGTGGTCGGCGAGCTGAAGGCCGAGGCCCGCAGGCAGGGCCTGTGGAACCTCTTCCTGCCGGACGCCGAGTACGGTGCCGGGCTGACCAATCTCCAGTACGCGCCGCTCGCCGAGATCACCGGCCGCAGCCCGCACCTGGCGCCCACCGCGCTGAACTGCGCGGCCCCCGACACCGGGAACATGGAGGTGCTCACCCAGTTCGGCGACGAGCGCCAGAAGAAGCAGTGGCTGGAGCCGCTGCTCGCCGGGGAGATCCGCTCCGCGTTCGCGATGACGGAGCCCGAGGTCGCCTCCTCCGACGCCACGAACATCACCACGCTGATCGAGCGGGACGGCGACGAGTACGTCATCACGGGCCGCAAGTGGTACATCTCCGGGGCGATGAACCCCGACTGCAAGATCTTCATCGTGATGGGCAAGACGGACCCGGACGGCGCCGACATCCGCCGCCAGCAGTCGATGGTCCTGGTCCCGCGCGACACTCCGGGCCTCGTGGTGCGGCGCGCCATGCAGGTGTACGGCTACGAGGACCACTCCCACGGCGGGCACGCGGAGGTCGTCTTCGACCACGTCCGGGTCCCGGTGAGCAACCTGGTCGGCGAGGAGGGCGGCGGTTTCGCCATCGCGCAGGCGCGGCTCGGTCCGGGCCGGATCCACCACTGCATGCGGCTGATCGGCATGGCCGAGCGTGCCATCGAGCTGATGTGCCGCCGGGCGGTGTCCCGTACGGCGTTCGGGAAGCCGCTGGCCCAGCAGGGCGTCGTACAGAACTGGATCGCCGACGCGCGGGTCGCCGTCGAGCAACTGCGTCTGCTGGTCCTGAAGACCGCCTGGATGATGGACACGGTCGGCAACAAGGGCGCGCACACGGAGATCCAGGCCATCAAGATCGCCACTCCGCGCACGGTCGTCGACATCCTCGACAAGGCGGTCCAGCTGCACGGCGCCGGCGGCGTCAGCCAGGACTTCCCGCTGGCCGAACTGTGGGCCGCCGCGCGGACGCTGAAGCTCGCCGACGGTCCCGACGAGGTCCACCAGCGCTCGCTGGCGTACCGGGAGATCAAGAAGTACGTCTGA
- a CDS encoding phosphotransferase family protein encodes MSPDHPPGLDLDRLRGLLDRERPGLVNGPLTGRLIEGGRSNLTYAVSDGTARWVVRRPPLGHVLATAHDMKREHRVISALHPTAVPVPNPVLLCEDESVLGAPFYVMEFVEGTPYRTADQLAPLGPQRTRDAVIGLVDTLVELHAVDPAAVGLADFGRPEGFLDRQLRRWGKQLDASRNRELAGIDELHAALGRELPDSPAPTVVHGDYRLDNVLIGPDDRIRAILDWEMSTLGDPLTDLGLLVMYSTRLNLPNSPISTTASAAGHPAAAELVERYAARSGRDVSAVSWYTAFAWFKLAVILEGIHYRYTKGQTVGGGFDRIGELVPVFIEHGLTTLQEG; translated from the coding sequence ATGAGCCCGGACCACCCGCCAGGTCTCGATCTCGACCGGTTGCGCGGCCTGCTCGACCGTGAGCGGCCAGGACTGGTGAACGGCCCGCTGACCGGCCGACTGATCGAGGGCGGACGGTCGAACCTCACCTACGCGGTCTCCGACGGCACCGCCCGGTGGGTCGTACGACGGCCCCCGCTGGGGCACGTACTGGCCACGGCGCACGACATGAAGCGCGAGCACCGGGTGATCAGCGCGCTGCACCCGACGGCCGTCCCGGTCCCGAACCCCGTGCTGCTGTGCGAGGACGAGTCGGTGCTCGGCGCCCCGTTCTACGTCATGGAGTTCGTGGAGGGCACCCCGTACCGCACGGCGGACCAGCTCGCCCCGCTCGGCCCGCAGCGCACCCGCGACGCGGTGATCGGCCTGGTGGACACCCTGGTCGAACTGCACGCGGTGGACCCGGCCGCGGTGGGTCTCGCCGACTTCGGCCGGCCCGAGGGCTTCCTGGACCGGCAACTGCGCCGCTGGGGCAAGCAGTTGGACGCGTCCCGCAACCGCGAGCTGGCCGGCATCGACGAACTGCACGCCGCCCTGGGCCGCGAACTGCCCGACTCCCCCGCGCCCACCGTCGTCCACGGCGACTACCGGCTCGACAACGTGCTGATCGGGCCCGACGACCGGATCAGGGCGATCCTGGACTGGGAGATGTCCACCCTCGGCGATCCGCTCACCGACCTCGGGCTTCTCGTCATGTACAGCACGCGCCTGAACCTGCCCAACTCCCCCATCAGCACGACCGCTTCGGCCGCCGGGCACCCGGCGGCGGCCGAGCTCGTCGAGCGGTACGCCGCGCGCTCGGGGCGCGACGTCTCCGCGGTCTCCTGGTACACGGCCTTCGCCTGGTTCAAGCTCGCCGTGATCCTGGAGGGCATCCACTACCGCTACACCAAGGGCCAGACGGTCGGCGGCGGCTTCGACCGCATCGGTGAACTGGTCCCCGTCTTCATCGAGCACGGCCTGACCACCCTTCAGGAAGGCTGA
- a CDS encoding DUF202 domain-containing protein: MTTPAREERDPGLQPERTRLAWRRTTLSSTVAAVLAAKAALHDRDSAAGIVACAFCCVLWLAFLGLAHRRIRTLATAGPAGPTPLPPRHATATALCTVALAVCALALVF; the protein is encoded by the coding sequence ATGACCACGCCCGCCCGGGAGGAACGGGACCCGGGCCTCCAGCCGGAACGCACGCGGCTGGCCTGGCGCCGTACGACCCTCTCCAGCACCGTCGCCGCCGTACTCGCCGCGAAGGCGGCCCTGCACGACAGGGACTCGGCCGCCGGAATCGTGGCGTGCGCGTTCTGCTGCGTTCTCTGGCTGGCGTTCCTCGGCCTCGCCCACCGCCGCATCCGCACACTGGCGACCGCGGGCCCCGCGGGCCCCACCCCGCTCCCTCCCCGGCACGCGACGGCGACGGCCCTGTGCACGGTGGCGCTGGCCGTGTGCGCGTTGGCGCTGGTGTTCTGA
- a CDS encoding NUDIX hydrolase, which translates to MNAADEILDIVDENDQVIGQSPRGEAYARGLRHRCVFIEARDAEGRVFVHRRTATKLVFPSHYDMFVGGVVGAGESYDDAALREAEEELGVSGLPRPTPLFTFLYDDGAGATWWSAVYEVRCELPVDPQAEEVAWHSFLTDEELERRLPEWNWVPDGLAGYQRLRDYRAMD; encoded by the coding sequence CGACCAGGTCATCGGGCAGTCCCCACGCGGGGAGGCGTACGCGCGCGGGCTGCGCCACCGGTGCGTGTTCATCGAGGCGCGGGACGCCGAGGGCCGGGTCTTCGTCCATCGGCGCACCGCCACCAAACTGGTGTTCCCCTCCCACTACGACATGTTCGTGGGCGGGGTCGTCGGTGCCGGCGAGTCCTACGACGACGCGGCGCTCCGCGAGGCCGAGGAGGAACTCGGCGTCTCCGGTCTCCCCCGGCCGACCCCCCTGTTCACGTTCCTGTACGACGACGGGGCCGGCGCCACCTGGTGGTCGGCCGTGTACGAGGTCCGCTGCGAGCTTCCGGTGGACCCGCAGGCCGAGGAGGTCGCCTGGCACTCCTTCCTCACCGACGAGGAACTGGAGCGCCGGCTGCCCGAGTGGAACTGGGTACCGGACGGACTGGCGGGCTACCAGCGGCTCAGGGACTACCGGGCGATGGACTGA
- a CDS encoding TetR/AcrR family transcriptional regulator has translation MPRTTDGDGTPVPQRLLAAATRLFAEQGYDRTSVQEIVEAAGVTKGALYHYFGSKDDLLHEVYARVLRLQQERLDAFADSDAPVEERLRGAAADVVVTTIDNLDDASIFFRSMHHLGPEKLKQVRSERRRYHERFRALVEEGQKKGVFSTATPADLVVDYHFGSVHHLSTWYRPDGPLAPQQVADHLADLLLRALRP, from the coding sequence GTGCCCAGGACGACGGACGGTGACGGTACGCCCGTCCCGCAGCGGCTCCTCGCCGCCGCCACCCGGCTCTTCGCCGAGCAGGGTTACGACCGCACCTCGGTGCAGGAGATCGTCGAGGCGGCGGGCGTCACCAAGGGGGCGCTGTACCACTACTTCGGCTCCAAGGACGACCTCCTGCACGAGGTCTACGCGCGCGTGCTGCGTCTCCAGCAGGAACGGCTGGACGCGTTCGCCGACTCGGACGCGCCGGTGGAGGAGCGGCTGCGGGGCGCGGCGGCCGACGTGGTCGTCACGACCATCGACAACCTCGACGACGCCTCGATCTTCTTCCGTTCCATGCACCACCTCGGCCCCGAGAAGCTCAAGCAGGTGCGGTCCGAGCGGCGGCGCTACCACGAGCGCTTCCGCGCTCTGGTCGAGGAGGGCCAGAAGAAGGGCGTCTTCTCCACGGCCACCCCCGCAGACCTGGTCGTCGACTACCACTTCGGCTCGGTCCACCACCTGTCGACGTGGTACCGCCCCGACGGCCCGCTCGCTCCCCAGCAGGTCGCCGACCACCTGGCGGACCTGCTGCTGCGCGCACTGCGCCCCTGA
- a CDS encoding YidH family protein gives MIELVRNVRLWFAPQEIRDEGRTPDYRFSLANERTFLAWLRTALALIGGGFAVDQFLPDLRWAWRAGLALALLAAGVLCALRAVNHWVRCERAMRRGEDLPVSRFPAVLSIVVAVVAVAMVVVVLVGWAG, from the coding sequence GTGATCGAACTCGTGCGCAATGTCCGGTTGTGGTTCGCGCCGCAGGAGATCCGGGACGAGGGCAGGACCCCGGACTACCGGTTCTCGCTGGCCAATGAGCGGACCTTTCTGGCCTGGCTGCGCACGGCGCTCGCCCTCATCGGCGGGGGCTTCGCCGTGGACCAGTTCCTGCCGGACCTGCGCTGGGCCTGGCGAGCCGGTCTCGCCCTCGCGCTGCTGGCGGCGGGCGTGCTCTGCGCGCTGCGGGCCGTCAATCACTGGGTGCGCTGCGAACGGGCGATGCGGCGCGGCGAGGACCTGCCGGTGTCGCGCTTCCCGGCGGTGCTGAGCATCGTCGTGGCGGTCGTCGCGGTCGCGATGGTCGTCGTGGTCCTGGTCGGCTGGGCGGGATGA